One genomic segment of Paraburkholderia hospita includes these proteins:
- the dctA gene encoding C4-dicarboxylate transporter DctA translates to MRVSKIRKSLSKLYVQVLIGIVAGVLVGHFYPDIGSQLKPLGDLFIKLIRMLLAPIIFASVVVGIARMNDLHEAGRVGVKAVVYFEIASTIALAVGLVVVNVIKPGSGMNIDPAHIDSSAITTYTHAAQQHGMLEFFMSIVPNSIVGAFANGEILPIIFFSLLLAIALAKLGPRTAPFVDMLDMFLQGMFGVVRIVMYVAPVGAFGGMAFTIAKYGIGTLASFGQLMLCLYLTSIFFVVVVLGLVMRVSGLSLWKYLRYIKDEIFITLGTASTEAVLPQMLIKMEKLGCSRPVVGMVLPTGYTFNADGTAIYLTMASMFVAQAMNIHLTIWDQLLLLGVLLLTSKGSAGVAGAGFVALAATLATMHKIPVSGLVLLLGVDRFLNEARAVTNLIGNGVATIVVARWEGALDMNQARAMLNRSDTSLEALESVEDASMDLPHPNDTIIRSHTH, encoded by the coding sequence ATGCGGGTTTCAAAGATCAGAAAATCACTTTCGAAGCTTTACGTCCAGGTTTTGATTGGCATTGTTGCCGGTGTCCTCGTCGGACATTTTTACCCTGATATCGGGTCTCAACTCAAACCCCTCGGTGACCTGTTCATCAAATTGATCCGGATGCTGCTCGCTCCGATCATTTTTGCATCCGTCGTGGTGGGTATTGCCCGCATGAATGACCTTCATGAAGCCGGTAGGGTTGGCGTCAAGGCGGTCGTCTACTTCGAAATTGCGTCGACGATCGCGCTTGCGGTCGGCCTCGTGGTGGTGAACGTCATCAAGCCGGGCAGCGGCATGAACATCGACCCCGCGCATATCGACAGCTCGGCAATTACCACCTACACCCACGCGGCACAACAGCACGGCATGCTCGAGTTCTTCATGAGCATCGTTCCCAACAGCATTGTTGGAGCGTTTGCGAATGGAGAGATCCTGCCCATCATCTTTTTCTCGTTGCTGCTCGCCATCGCGCTCGCGAAGCTCGGTCCCCGCACCGCACCGTTTGTCGACATGCTCGATATGTTCCTTCAGGGCATGTTCGGGGTCGTACGAATCGTGATGTATGTCGCGCCTGTCGGTGCGTTTGGCGGCATGGCATTCACCATCGCGAAGTACGGGATTGGCACGCTGGCTTCGTTTGGTCAGCTGATGCTGTGTCTGTACCTGACCTCGATCTTCTTCGTGGTCGTCGTGCTCGGCCTCGTCATGCGCGTGAGTGGACTGTCGTTGTGGAAGTACCTCCGCTACATCAAGGACGAGATTTTCATCACGCTCGGGACAGCCTCGACTGAAGCGGTCCTCCCGCAAATGCTCATCAAGATGGAAAAGCTGGGGTGCTCACGCCCCGTGGTCGGGATGGTGTTGCCAACGGGCTATACGTTCAATGCCGATGGCACGGCGATCTATCTGACGATGGCCTCGATGTTCGTTGCGCAGGCGATGAACATCCACCTGACGATCTGGGATCAGTTGTTGTTGCTTGGCGTGCTGTTGCTGACGTCCAAAGGGTCGGCGGGTGTCGCCGGAGCGGGATTCGTGGCACTGGCGGCCACGCTCGCCACCATGCACAAAATTCCTGTATCCGGGCTGGTGCTGCTGCTTGGCGTCGACCGTTTCCTCAACGAGGCGCGTGCGGTGACGAATCTGATCGGTAACGGGGTGGCGACCATTGTGGTTGCTCGCTGGGAGGGCGCGCTCGACATGAACCAAGCCCGCGCGATGCTCAACCGTTCTGACACGAGCCTCGAAGCCCTGGAGTCGGTCGAAGACGCATCGATGGACCTGCCGCATCCGAACGACACCATTATTCGGTCCCACACGCACTGA
- a CDS encoding response regulator transcription factor encodes MRIAFFTFSDVLFKQISEAFEQNGTSCTRFTDELSLIRFLQRNSAALVIFDATQSQIPALATLKWRTCHFRTDLPVMMIGRSWDSEAVIEALDAGVDEVVIGTASVDEIMARARRSIARCRGSRVVDRLTVAGYTVDRTARTVSFGERCVALTARELSLAWLLLMNAGSLMSREQLANAVWGKDADLAGRSLEQHIYKLRSKLALDGRDGSQLKTVYSLGYVFIARHDEAADSRQPLAA; translated from the coding sequence ATGCGAATTGCCTTTTTCACTTTCAGCGACGTGCTGTTCAAACAGATCAGTGAAGCGTTCGAACAGAACGGCACATCCTGCACGCGTTTCACCGACGAGCTTTCGCTGATCCGCTTCCTGCAACGCAATTCGGCGGCGCTCGTCATCTTCGATGCGACGCAGAGCCAGATTCCCGCGCTCGCGACGCTCAAGTGGCGCACCTGCCATTTCCGCACCGATCTGCCCGTGATGATGATCGGCCGTTCGTGGGACAGCGAAGCCGTGATCGAGGCGCTCGATGCGGGCGTCGATGAAGTCGTGATCGGCACCGCGAGCGTCGACGAGATCATGGCGCGCGCACGGCGCTCGATTGCGCGCTGCCGCGGCTCGCGCGTGGTCGACCGGCTGACGGTGGCGGGCTATACGGTGGACCGGACGGCGCGCACGGTGAGCTTCGGCGAGCGTTGCGTGGCGCTGACCGCGCGCGAGCTGAGCCTGGCATGGCTGCTGTTGATGAACGCAGGCTCGCTGATGAGCCGCGAGCAGCTCGCGAACGCCGTGTGGGGCAAGGACGCCGACCTCGCGGGACGCTCGCTCGAACAACATATCTACAAGCTGCGCTCGAAGCTCGCGCTCGATGGCCGCGATGGGTCGCAACTGAAAACGGTCTACTCGCTCGGCTATGTGTTCATCGCGCGGCATGACGAGGCGGCCGACAGTCGACAGCCGCTGGCCGCGTGA
- a CDS encoding anti-sigma factor, translating into MKVDDTVLMAYVDDELSPQERQQIEDELRAHAELADKVALFQASRLPYREAFAAQTLPPVPASLVKRVDDLIRAHTEAAKLSAAAQAQQAEQEVAPAAAQGDNAQSANDPAIEHDAHMPPSAPVRSRLRIAPAWLAVAFVGGAFCCGVVLRLAPGVGFGESGKPSGSTTTVAAATMGSLPWVQVAASYQQLYSRDTVAHLWPDSSDAQSTVNEIRSEDGIALNVPDLSKAGLRFIRVQRLKFHGRPLVQIIYLPQKGDPVALCVIKENKANQSVASQRIDTMNVVTWRESNLGYALIGATSNGDLAPIGKEIAERHFDPLFGSV; encoded by the coding sequence ATGAAAGTCGACGATACCGTGCTGATGGCGTATGTCGACGACGAACTATCGCCGCAGGAACGCCAGCAGATCGAAGACGAACTTCGCGCACACGCGGAGCTCGCGGATAAGGTCGCCCTTTTCCAGGCGTCGCGCCTGCCGTATCGCGAGGCGTTCGCCGCGCAGACACTGCCGCCCGTTCCGGCGAGCCTTGTCAAGCGGGTCGACGATCTGATCCGCGCGCATACGGAAGCCGCGAAGCTGAGCGCCGCCGCGCAAGCCCAGCAGGCCGAACAGGAAGTGGCACCCGCCGCTGCGCAAGGCGACAACGCGCAAAGCGCGAACGACCCCGCGATCGAACACGACGCGCACATGCCGCCTTCCGCGCCCGTGCGCTCGCGCCTGCGCATCGCGCCGGCATGGCTTGCCGTCGCGTTCGTCGGCGGCGCGTTTTGCTGCGGGGTCGTGTTGCGGCTCGCGCCCGGCGTCGGCTTTGGCGAGTCGGGCAAGCCGTCCGGCAGCACCACCACAGTCGCGGCCGCGACGATGGGTTCGCTGCCGTGGGTACAGGTCGCAGCCAGCTATCAGCAACTCTATTCGCGCGACACCGTCGCGCATTTGTGGCCCGATTCATCGGACGCGCAAAGCACCGTCAACGAGATCCGCAGCGAGGACGGCATTGCGCTGAACGTGCCCGATCTCAGCAAGGCGGGCTTGCGCTTCATCCGCGTGCAGCGCCTGAAGTTCCATGGGCGCCCTCTCGTGCAGATCATCTATCTGCCGCAGAAGGGCGATCCCGTCGCGCTGTGCGTGATCAAGGAAAACAAGGCGAATCAGTCCGTCGCGTCGCAACGCATCGACACGATGAACGTCGTCACGTGGCGTGAATCCAATCTCGGCTATGCGCTGATCGGCGCAACCAGCAATGGCGATCTTGCGCCAATTGGCAAAGAGATCGCTGAACGCCATTTCGATCCACTGTTTGGTTCCGTTTGA
- a CDS encoding lytic transglycosylase domain-containing protein yields MKRRHMNRRALRIAGTLLCASTALVTSAAHADCFDDAAAWQRLNPLILRAIAWQESHNNADATHANANGSTDYGVMQINSIHLPELERYGIRRDALMVPCKNVYIAAWHLRKQVVRYGNTWTAVGAYHSSTPALRDDYARRIAAIIERWRRDPAHAIPVTAASLAAR; encoded by the coding sequence ATGAAGCGTCGTCACATGAACCGCCGCGCGTTGCGCATCGCCGGCACGCTGCTGTGCGCGTCGACTGCGCTTGTGACATCCGCTGCCCACGCCGACTGCTTCGACGATGCCGCCGCATGGCAACGTCTGAATCCGCTGATCCTGCGCGCAATCGCGTGGCAGGAGTCGCACAACAACGCCGACGCGACGCATGCGAACGCCAACGGCTCGACCGACTACGGCGTGATGCAGATCAACTCGATCCATCTGCCGGAGCTCGAGCGATACGGCATCCGGCGCGACGCGCTGATGGTGCCGTGCAAGAACGTCTATATCGCCGCATGGCATCTGCGCAAACAGGTGGTCCGCTACGGCAACACGTGGACAGCCGTGGGCGCCTATCATTCGTCGACGCCTGCGCTGCGCGACGATTACGCGCGCCGCATCGCCGCGATCATCGAACGCTGGCGGCGCGACCCTGCACATGCGATACCGGTGACGGCTGCATCGCTGGCCGCGCGTTGA
- a CDS encoding DUF2322 family protein — MIQPGNVFKDNLAQLPGIDGIERIDLVDGKGAVVASIENKPGKQGSVAVYHYLRNAFGTLDAKAAEHGLAVFAEHTADARNRPGAHPNVDRLLEIAAGSEALRIDVVAAA; from the coding sequence GTGATTCAACCGGGCAACGTATTCAAGGACAACCTCGCGCAACTGCCGGGCATCGACGGTATCGAACGGATCGATCTCGTCGACGGCAAGGGCGCCGTGGTCGCGAGCATCGAGAACAAGCCGGGCAAGCAGGGCTCGGTCGCCGTGTACCACTATTTGCGCAACGCGTTCGGCACACTCGACGCGAAGGCCGCCGAACATGGCCTCGCCGTGTTCGCCGAACATACGGCCGACGCGCGCAACCGTCCGGGCGCGCATCCGAATGTCGACCGGCTGCTGGAGATTGCAGCGGGCAGCGAAGCGCTGCGTATCGACGTCGTCGCCGCGGCCTGA
- a CDS encoding catalase family peroxidase, which yields MFRLSFRIVAGGALTVVTLGSIAGAYAYSHGLGSLLGAQPSANQIVDGFEAVSGKHPGFRRNHAKGVCVTGYFDSNGNAAPLSRAGVFAAGKSQVVGRLSIGGGNPAQADGASNVRSLALRIVTPGGGEWRTAMNSAPIFPVRSPEALVEMLAASRQAHDATTYGDNPGMDAFMKTHPEAARFDQWLRDHPPSSGFDNAAYYSVSAFRLIDRDGHAQDVRWRVEPDDTYTPLADAQTHDTDFLERGLAERLRQGPVRWHMVITLAQPGDVTNDSTRQWPANRTQIDVGTLVVQREEPQIDGPCRDISFDPLKLPDGIAPSDDPLLKARSAAYAESHERRVHEEQRYAAGK from the coding sequence ATGTTCAGACTTTCTTTTCGCATTGTCGCGGGCGGCGCGCTCACCGTCGTCACGCTTGGCTCGATAGCTGGCGCTTATGCGTACTCGCATGGCCTCGGCAGCCTGCTCGGCGCGCAGCCTTCGGCGAACCAGATCGTCGACGGCTTCGAAGCTGTGTCCGGCAAGCACCCGGGCTTTCGGCGCAATCACGCTAAAGGCGTGTGCGTGACCGGCTATTTCGACAGCAACGGCAACGCCGCGCCGCTCTCGCGCGCAGGCGTGTTCGCGGCGGGCAAATCGCAGGTGGTTGGACGCCTGTCGATCGGCGGCGGCAACCCCGCGCAGGCCGATGGTGCGTCGAATGTGCGGAGCCTCGCGCTGCGCATCGTGACGCCGGGCGGCGGCGAATGGCGCACCGCGATGAACTCCGCGCCGATCTTCCCCGTGCGCAGCCCCGAAGCGTTGGTCGAAATGCTCGCGGCCTCGCGTCAGGCGCACGACGCGACCACGTACGGCGACAACCCCGGCATGGACGCGTTCATGAAGACGCATCCCGAAGCCGCGCGCTTCGATCAATGGCTGCGCGATCATCCGCCTTCATCGGGCTTCGATAATGCCGCGTACTACAGCGTCTCGGCGTTCCGGCTGATCGACCGCGACGGGCATGCGCAGGATGTGCGCTGGCGCGTCGAACCCGACGATACCTATACGCCGCTCGCCGATGCACAAACGCATGACACCGATTTCCTGGAGCGCGGTCTTGCCGAGCGCCTGCGGCAAGGTCCCGTGCGGTGGCACATGGTCATCACGCTCGCGCAACCCGGCGACGTCACCAACGATTCGACACGCCAATGGCCCGCGAACCGCACGCAGATCGACGTGGGTACGCTCGTCGTGCAGCGTGAAGAGCCGCAGATCGACGGCCCATGCCGCGACATCAGCTTCGATCCGCTGAAGCTGCCCGATGGCATCGCGCCGTCCGACGATCCGTTGCTCAAGGCACGTTCCGCCGCGTATGCGGAATCGCATGAACGCCGCGTGCATGAAGAGCAGCGCTACGCGGCAGGCAAGTAA
- a CDS encoding phage tail tip lysozyme — MNTLSLLNGAGGVSGLSPVAGVLGNGSSQDTSVANLLSDIAKLIDGGGVAQGTGQSAGTAGASAGSNNGLSQFFADLAAMLSDPDGTGAQGGAGGAPAGAPSGGYDNFAAMPGSGTPAGGYGAGAGGGGGAAGVGNSGAINSAAGNVATTNGAAASASASASSSTPSASSGAAPEGLSTAPQTQALSPAQSKQAADAYVSNLQKDFGLTKDQAAGIVANLWHESGGMNSGINQGGKIGAPSSNMADDNANGYGIAQWGGTRKQGLLDYARQHNLDPSSEAANYGYLKQELQTSQAGAIAAVKGTSSAQAATQAFCNAFEQPSDPQMASRLGYLNQILA, encoded by the coding sequence ATGAACACTCTTTCTCTTCTCAACGGCGCAGGCGGTGTGTCGGGGCTGTCGCCCGTCGCGGGCGTGCTGGGCAATGGCTCGTCTCAGGACACGTCGGTTGCGAATCTGCTGAGCGATATTGCGAAGCTGATCGACGGCGGCGGGGTCGCACAAGGCACGGGGCAGAGCGCGGGAACCGCGGGTGCATCGGCGGGCAGCAATAACGGTCTGTCGCAGTTCTTCGCCGATCTCGCCGCCATGCTGAGCGACCCGGACGGCACGGGTGCGCAAGGCGGCGCGGGTGGTGCGCCGGCGGGCGCGCCGTCTGGTGGCTACGATAATTTTGCAGCGATGCCCGGCAGCGGGACGCCTGCCGGCGGCTATGGCGCAGGCGCAGGCGGTGGCGGTGGAGCGGCCGGCGTCGGCAATAGTGGCGCAATCAATAGCGCCGCAGGCAATGTCGCGACCACTAATGGCGCAGCAGCTTCCGCGTCCGCGTCCGCGTCATCTTCAACGCCAAGCGCATCTTCCGGCGCAGCACCCGAAGGACTCAGCACCGCGCCGCAAACACAAGCCTTGTCGCCTGCGCAGAGCAAGCAAGCCGCCGACGCCTACGTCAGCAATCTGCAAAAGGACTTCGGGCTCACGAAGGATCAGGCGGCGGGCATCGTCGCGAATCTGTGGCACGAGAGCGGCGGCATGAACTCCGGCATCAACCAGGGCGGCAAGATCGGCGCGCCCAGTTCGAACATGGCCGACGACAACGCGAACGGCTACGGCATCGCGCAATGGGGCGGCACGCGCAAGCAAGGTCTGCTCGACTATGCGCGCCAGCACAACCTCGATCCGTCGAGCGAGGCCGCGAACTACGGCTATCTGAAACAGGAATTGCAGACCTCGCAGGCGGGCGCAATCGCGGCCGTGAAGGGCACGAGTAGCGCACAGGCCGCGACGCAGGCGTTCTGCAACGCATTCGAGCAGCCGTCCGATCCGCAGATGGCATCGCGTCTCGGGTATCTGAACCAGATTCTTGCGTAA
- a CDS encoding NADP-dependent malic enzyme, protein MTKPSETTSFRQAALDYHEFPTPGKLTIAPTKQMINQRDLSLAYSPGVAFACEAIVENPMNAARFTARSNLVGVVTNGTAVLGLGNIGPLASKPVMEGKAVLFKKFAGIDVFDIELNESDPHKLVDVIAALEPTFGGINLEDIKAPDCFVVERECRKRMKIPVFHDDQHGTAIVVAAAVINGLKVVGKHIEEVKLVASGAGAAALACLDLLVDLGLPLDNILVADLAGVVYKGRVELMDPDKARFARETNARTLADAIGVADVFLGLSAGGVLKQDMVRQMAAKPLILALANPTPEILPELALEARPDAILATGRADFPNQVNNVLVFPFLFRGALDAGATTVTREMEIAAVHALAELARQEQSDIVATAYGIRDLSFGPDYLIPKPFDPRLIVKLAPAVAQAAMDSGVATRPIEDMEAYRQHLQQFVYQSGTTMKPIFQLARRVEPEKKRIVFAEGEEERVLRAVQIAVDERLAKPILIGRPAVIEQRIAKYGLRLVNGQDYTIVDTDHDERYRDFWQTYHEMMSRKGFTEQMAKLEMRRRTTLIGAMLVKRGEADGMICGMVSTTHRHLHFIDQVIGKKKGCNVYAAMNALVLPGRQIFLVDTHVNVDPTAEELADITIMAAQEVLRFGIEPKIALLSHSNFGTSNAPSAQKMRNVLAILRQRAPHLQVDGEMHGSLALDHTLRREAMPDSTLEGDANLLVLPNIDAANISYNLLKTAAGNNVAIGSILLGAAQPVHVLPASATVRRIVNMTAVLVADVIAQN, encoded by the coding sequence ATGACAAAACCATCCGAGACAACCAGCTTCCGCCAGGCAGCCCTCGACTATCACGAGTTCCCGACACCGGGCAAGCTGACCATCGCACCGACGAAGCAGATGATCAACCAGCGCGACCTCTCGCTGGCCTACTCACCCGGGGTTGCGTTCGCGTGCGAGGCAATCGTCGAGAACCCGATGAACGCCGCGCGCTTCACCGCGCGCAGCAACCTGGTCGGTGTCGTGACGAACGGCACGGCAGTGCTCGGCCTGGGCAACATCGGGCCGCTTGCATCGAAGCCGGTGATGGAAGGCAAGGCGGTGCTGTTCAAGAAGTTCGCGGGTATCGACGTGTTCGATATCGAGTTGAACGAGTCAGACCCGCACAAGCTGGTGGACGTGATCGCGGCACTCGAACCGACTTTCGGCGGCATCAACCTCGAAGACATCAAGGCGCCGGACTGTTTCGTCGTCGAGCGGGAATGCCGCAAGCGGATGAAGATTCCCGTCTTCCACGACGACCAGCACGGCACGGCAATCGTCGTCGCGGCGGCGGTCATCAACGGTCTGAAAGTGGTGGGCAAGCACATCGAGGAGGTGAAGCTGGTGGCATCGGGCGCGGGAGCCGCAGCGCTCGCGTGTCTCGATCTGCTCGTCGACCTGGGTTTGCCACTCGACAACATTCTGGTCGCGGATCTGGCGGGTGTGGTCTACAAGGGCCGTGTCGAACTGATGGATCCGGACAAGGCGCGTTTTGCGCGCGAAACGAACGCGCGCACGCTTGCCGATGCGATCGGCGTTGCGGACGTGTTTCTCGGCCTCTCGGCCGGGGGCGTGCTCAAGCAGGACATGGTCAGGCAGATGGCCGCGAAGCCGCTGATTCTTGCGCTCGCCAATCCGACGCCGGAGATTCTGCCGGAACTCGCCCTCGAAGCACGGCCGGATGCCATTCTGGCGACGGGCCGAGCCGACTTTCCGAACCAGGTCAACAACGTGCTGGTGTTCCCGTTCCTGTTCCGCGGCGCGCTGGACGCGGGCGCGACGACGGTTACGCGCGAGATGGAAATTGCGGCTGTCCATGCGCTTGCTGAACTGGCGCGTCAGGAACAGAGCGACATCGTTGCGACGGCTTACGGCATTCGTGATCTGTCGTTTGGTCCTGACTATCTGATTCCGAAGCCGTTCGATCCGCGTCTGATCGTCAAGCTCGCGCCCGCTGTCGCGCAGGCCGCGATGGATTCGGGCGTCGCCACGCGTCCGATCGAGGACATGGAGGCGTACAGGCAGCATCTGCAGCAGTTCGTTTATCAAAGCGGCACGACCATGAAGCCGATCTTCCAGCTGGCGCGTCGCGTCGAGCCGGAGAAGAAGCGCATCGTGTTCGCTGAAGGCGAAGAAGAGCGCGTGCTGCGCGCGGTGCAGATCGCCGTCGACGAAAGGCTCGCGAAGCCCATCCTGATCGGCCGTCCGGCTGTGATCGAGCAACGTATTGCGAAGTACGGCCTGCGTCTGGTGAACGGCCAGGACTACACGATCGTCGACACTGACCACGACGAACGCTACCGCGACTTTTGGCAGACGTATCACGAGATGATGTCGCGCAAGGGCTTTACCGAGCAGATGGCGAAGCTCGAAATGCGCCGCCGCACCACGCTGATCGGCGCGATGCTGGTGAAGCGCGGCGAGGCGGACGGCATGATCTGCGGCATGGTGAGCACGACGCACCGGCATCTGCACTTCATCGATCAGGTGATCGGCAAAAAGAAAGGCTGCAACGTCTACGCAGCAATGAATGCGCTGGTGCTGCCGGGCCGGCAGATTTTCCTCGTCGATACGCACGTGAACGTCGATCCGACTGCCGAAGAACTCGCCGACATCACGATCATGGCGGCCCAGGAAGTGCTGCGTTTCGGCATCGAGCCGAAGATTGCGCTGCTGTCGCATTCGAACTTCGGCACGAGCAACGCGCCTTCTGCGCAGAAGATGCGCAATGTGCTGGCGATCCTGCGTCAACGCGCGCCACACTTGCAGGTGGACGGGGAAATGCACGGCAGCCTCGCGCTCGACCACACGCTGCGCCGCGAAGCGATGCCGGATTCGACGCTCGAAGGCGACGCGAATCTGCTGGTATTGCCGAACATCGACGCAGCCAATATCTCGTACAACCTGCTGAAGACGGCAGCGGGGAACAACGTCGCGATTGGCTCGATTCTGTTGGGCGCAGCGCAGCCGGTCCATGTGTTGCCCGCATCCGCGACGGTGCGCCGCATCGTCAATATGACGGCGGTGCTGGTGGCGGATGTGATTGCGCAGAACTAG
- a CDS encoding RNA polymerase sigma factor: protein MTGADLSGMLPEMLPRLWAFALRISGDQHDAEDLVQRACVRGLERAHQLQADTAPLSWMFSIVHSTWINELRARSVRSRSSMEWDDDFLETVEDPKARTPEQITMNAQIIEAVQRLPDAQRAVMLLVAVEGLSYSETAETLNVPIGTVMSRLSRARQAIGALFASKPVPSMKMATFGKDSAS from the coding sequence ATGACAGGCGCAGACTTGTCCGGCATGCTGCCCGAGATGCTTCCCAGGTTATGGGCTTTCGCATTGCGCATTTCCGGCGACCAGCACGACGCTGAAGACCTCGTTCAGCGTGCCTGCGTGCGCGGGCTGGAACGCGCGCATCAGTTGCAGGCGGACACCGCGCCGCTTAGCTGGATGTTCTCGATCGTCCACTCCACGTGGATCAACGAACTGCGCGCCCGTTCGGTGCGCAGCCGTTCCAGCATGGAATGGGACGACGACTTTCTCGAAACGGTCGAAGACCCGAAGGCGCGCACGCCGGAACAGATCACGATGAACGCGCAGATCATCGAGGCCGTGCAGCGCCTGCCCGACGCGCAGCGCGCCGTGATGCTGCTGGTCGCCGTCGAAGGCCTCAGCTACAGCGAAACGGCCGAAACGCTGAACGTTCCCATCGGCACCGTGATGAGCCGGCTGTCGCGCGCGCGCCAGGCGATCGGCGCGCTTTTCGCCAGCAAGCCAGTCCCGTCGATGAAAATGGCCACCTTCGGCAAGGACTCGGCGTCATGA
- a CDS encoding anti-sigma factor yields the protein MKVDDITLMAYVDGELDIEERREIERELDDSPDLAERIELFRASSLPYHEAFAQQKLPPVPESLTRKIAELSRTYASATSPVPPGPAANPAANDAIAPPNVGLPPSAPVRSLMRFSAPWLAAAFAAGVFSCVVGLRLLPSLPGLPGGAATVASAPPASPWVMAAAGYQALYSRDTVAVATDAAVSAKTVADIHQIDGLPVRVPDLSAQGLTFKRIQRLRFHDKPLVQIVYLPKTGGPVALCVVKDAKPDQSLAQQKIDDMDVVTWRQSELSYALIGTAGQVDLDKLGKLIAKRDVDAMFSLAPLPVRPVES from the coding sequence ATGAAAGTAGACGACATCACGCTGATGGCCTACGTCGACGGCGAGCTCGACATCGAGGAACGCCGCGAGATCGAACGCGAGCTCGACGACTCGCCGGATCTGGCGGAGCGCATCGAACTGTTTCGCGCATCCAGCCTGCCGTATCACGAGGCGTTCGCGCAGCAGAAGCTGCCGCCCGTGCCCGAATCGTTGACGCGCAAGATCGCTGAACTGTCGCGCACGTATGCGAGCGCGACGTCGCCCGTGCCACCCGGCCCCGCCGCCAATCCCGCCGCGAACGACGCCATCGCGCCGCCGAACGTTGGCCTGCCACCGTCCGCGCCCGTGCGCTCGCTCATGCGCTTTTCCGCGCCGTGGCTTGCCGCCGCGTTCGCTGCAGGGGTGTTCTCTTGCGTGGTCGGCTTGCGGCTGTTGCCCAGCCTTCCGGGCTTGCCAGGCGGCGCTGCGACGGTCGCGTCCGCGCCACCCGCTTCGCCCTGGGTGATGGCTGCCGCCGGTTATCAGGCGCTCTATTCACGCGACACGGTGGCCGTCGCGACGGACGCGGCCGTGTCGGCAAAAACCGTCGCCGATATCCATCAGATCGACGGATTGCCCGTGCGCGTGCCCGATCTCAGCGCGCAAGGCCTGACGTTCAAGCGCATCCAGCGGCTGCGCTTTCACGACAAGCCGCTCGTGCAGATCGTCTATCTGCCGAAAACGGGCGGCCCGGTCGCGTTGTGCGTGGTGAAGGACGCAAAGCCCGACCAGTCGCTTGCGCAGCAGAAGATCGACGACATGGACGTCGTCACGTGGCGGCAGTCGGAACTGAGCTACGCGCTGATCGGCACGGCCGGCCAGGTCGATCTCGACAAGCTCGGCAAGCTGATCGCGAAGCGCGATGTCGATGCGATGTTCAGCCTGGCGCCGTTGCCCGTGCGGCCCGTAGAAAGTTGA
- a CDS encoding HrpB1 family type III secretion system apparatus protein gives MSNLQCSPSVLNAMMSVFSGGMRIGAMPELHDVLGALRAWQPDSPLADVCEARLLINQTEWREAASLLRHVTSRHANLPVVSALYALCLFMQHDDEWRRAATDAVDTGNDTAIAIVARFLNVPNDEAASVHGPELSTRVLAAIETNGALEHS, from the coding sequence ATGTCGAATCTTCAATGCAGTCCATCCGTGCTCAACGCGATGATGTCGGTGTTTTCAGGCGGCATGCGCATCGGCGCCATGCCGGAGTTGCATGACGTGCTCGGCGCGTTGCGCGCGTGGCAGCCGGACAGCCCGCTTGCCGACGTGTGCGAGGCCCGTTTGCTGATCAACCAGACGGAATGGCGAGAAGCGGCGAGCCTGCTACGCCACGTGACGAGCCGTCACGCGAATCTGCCCGTCGTGTCGGCGCTGTATGCGTTGTGCCTTTTCATGCAGCACGACGACGAGTGGCGCCGCGCCGCGACGGACGCCGTCGATACGGGCAACGACACGGCTATCGCGATCGTCGCGCGGTTCCTGAATGTGCCCAATGACGAGGCTGCGAGCGTTCATGGTCCGGAACTGTCGACGCGCGTGCTTGCCGCGATCGAGACGAATGGCGCGCTGGAGCATAGTTGA